One part of the Alistipes onderdonkii genome encodes these proteins:
- a CDS encoding DUF2958 domain-containing protein, giving the protein MTLLTKQIISKFEKHPIHSQDGKGMDAEVLVKYFNPCGSGTWLITEAEREGDDWRLFGYCHIHEWEWGCLMLSELASLRLPFGLIIERDIYTARKYVRDFLPQDE; this is encoded by the coding sequence ATGACACTGCTCACAAAACAGATCATCTCGAAATTCGAGAAACATCCTATCCACTCACAGGATGGGAAAGGAATGGATGCCGAAGTCCTCGTCAAGTATTTCAACCCCTGCGGCTCGGGCACATGGCTCATCACCGAAGCCGAACGCGAAGGCGACGACTGGCGCCTGTTCGGTTATTGTCATATCCACGAATGGGAGTGGGGCTGCCTGATGCTCTCCGAGCTGGCATCCCTTCGTCTGCCGTTCGGACTGATCATCGAACGCGACATTTACACGGCCAGGAAATACGTCCGGGATTTTCTGCCGCAGGATGAATGA
- a CDS encoding helix-turn-helix domain-containing protein, with protein MPEEIITRDSAAFKELYRDIVKAIRAVDILIDTHRPTIGNELYLTSEEICSIFSISKRSLQNYRDNRQIPYTTLGGKILYPQSSLYKLLEQHYMKAQR; from the coding sequence ATGCCCGAAGAGATCATCACCCGCGACAGCGCCGCGTTCAAGGAACTGTACCGCGACATCGTCAAAGCCATCCGGGCTGTCGATATTCTGATCGACACGCACCGCCCGACCATCGGAAATGAACTGTACCTGACCAGTGAGGAGATTTGCAGCATCTTCAGCATCTCGAAACGCTCCTTGCAGAATTACCGGGACAACCGCCAAATCCCTTATACTACTCTTGGTGGAAAGATTCTTTATCCACAGTCCTCGCTTTATAAACTGCTGGAACAGCATTATATGAAAGCGCAGCGCTGA
- a CDS encoding helix-turn-helix domain-containing protein, whose translation MDCVLMETSAYKELQAHLQRLLERVSALHSLSAQPTTVRWLTAEEVCKALSITKRALQYYRSAGIIPYTALGNKVLFRDDDIRHLLEKNLIKSL comes from the coding sequence ATGGATTGCGTCCTTATGGAAACGAGCGCCTATAAAGAGTTGCAGGCGCACCTTCAACGTCTTCTGGAGCGAGTGTCTGCGCTCCATTCCCTCTCCGCCCAACCGACAACTGTCCGGTGGCTTACGGCCGAGGAGGTCTGCAAGGCCTTGAGCATCACCAAGCGGGCCTTGCAATACTACCGCTCCGCCGGCATTATCCCTTATACAGCATTAGGGAATAAAGTACTGTTCCGGGACGACGACATCCGGCATCTCCTGGAAAAGAATCTGATAAAAAGCCTGTAG